A part of Thermodesulforhabdaceae bacterium genomic DNA contains:
- a CDS encoding Rne/Rng family ribonuclease produces the protein MSGELVINAAPYETRVALLENGHVVEFYFERPSDKGITGNIYKGRVVRVLPGMQSAFVDIGLERAAFLHVGDVIFNHEDIALEEFLQCENGTGDNDKQPNDLQTSFLESSPIEDLLREGQEILVQIAKEPLGTKGARVTTNITIPGRKLVLMPLARHVGVSRRIEDEVERERLRELMNSIKPSNIGFIVRTAADGTDERKLVAEMDFLLKVWENIKEKASKAPVPSLIYRELDITLRAARDLFAKEVERLIVDSEKEYEKIVNFLETFAPGLTTQVELYRGSQPIFDFYGIEMEIQRALEKKVWLKSGGYIVIESTEALTTIDVNTGRYVGKRNLDETILKTNLEAVQEIACQLRLRNIGGIIIIDFIDMEKPSDRERVFQALLDALKRDRSKTKVLPMSEFGLVQMTRKRTRESIGRLLHEACPYCEGTGLIRSKQSICYEILRAIERDRNELFGKSVVVRAHPDVVGLFYDDERSSFEYVEESLHARIYLQPDASLHHEEFDIAVLGEERRSE, from the coding sequence GAAGAGTTGTAAGAGTGCTTCCAGGTATGCAGTCGGCCTTCGTTGATATTGGTTTGGAGAGGGCGGCATTCCTTCATGTAGGGGACGTGATTTTTAATCACGAAGACATAGCTCTTGAAGAATTTCTGCAGTGTGAAAACGGAACGGGCGATAACGATAAACAGCCCAACGATTTACAAACTTCCTTTCTGGAGTCATCACCTATAGAAGATTTGCTTCGAGAAGGACAGGAAATTCTGGTTCAAATAGCCAAGGAACCACTCGGCACAAAAGGAGCCCGGGTTACTACTAATATTACGATACCAGGAAGGAAGCTGGTCCTTATGCCGCTTGCTCGCCATGTGGGCGTATCGAGGCGGATTGAGGACGAAGTTGAACGGGAACGACTGAGAGAACTCATGAATTCCATCAAGCCATCCAATATAGGCTTTATTGTAAGGACAGCCGCTGATGGAACGGATGAGCGAAAGCTTGTTGCCGAGATGGATTTTCTCCTGAAGGTTTGGGAAAATATTAAAGAAAAGGCATCGAAAGCACCTGTTCCTTCGCTTATTTATAGAGAACTGGACATTACTCTTAGGGCAGCTAGAGACCTCTTCGCTAAAGAGGTGGAAAGGCTCATTGTGGATTCCGAGAAGGAATATGAGAAAATTGTTAACTTTCTGGAAACCTTTGCTCCCGGCCTCACAACTCAGGTGGAGCTTTATCGTGGTAGCCAGCCTATTTTCGACTTTTACGGTATTGAAATGGAAATTCAAAGAGCTCTTGAAAAAAAGGTCTGGCTCAAATCCGGAGGGTATATTGTAATAGAATCCACAGAGGCTCTTACCACCATAGATGTTAATACAGGAAGGTATGTGGGTAAGAGGAATCTGGATGAGACGATTCTCAAAACAAACCTGGAGGCGGTTCAAGAAATTGCCTGTCAGCTTAGACTTAGAAACATTGGTGGCATTATAATTATCGATTTTATTGACATGGAAAAGCCTTCAGATCGGGAGAGAGTTTTTCAGGCTCTGCTGGATGCTCTGAAGCGAGACCGAAGCAAAACCAAAGTCCTGCCCATGTCGGAATTTGGACTTGTGCAGATGACTCGAAAGAGAACGCGAGAAAGCATTGGACGACTTCTACATGAAGCTTGTCCTTATTGTGAAGGCACAGGGTTAATCAGGTCGAAGCAATCGATTTGTTACGAAATTCTGCGGGCGATAGAAAGGGACAGGAACGAGCTTTTTGGAAAATCCGTGGTTGTAAGGGCTCATCCGGATGTGGTGGGGCTTTTCTATGACGATGAGAGATCATCCTTTGAATATGTGGAAGAGAGTTTGCATGCAAGGATATACCTTCAACCTGATGCTTCCTTGCATCATGAGGAATTTGACATTGCGGTTCTTGGAGAAGAGAGGAGGAGCGAGTGA